DNA from Rubripirellula lacrimiformis:
CAAGATCGAAGCTAGCTACAAGAACGGAGTCCTTGAAGTCCATTTGCCAAAGGGCGAAGAGGCTAAGTCGAAAAGAATTACCGTGCAAGCGAAGTAGCGAAGGGCCCTGCGATTCTGTTCGTTCGGTTCACCCGATCTTGGATTGAAAAGAGATCAACCCGACGCGTATGCGAGGATCTTTTTCCTGACTCGTTCCTTGCTTACGCATCGGGTTTGTTGGGATGTTGAGAAGTCTTTCACCATCTACGGTGTCTTGAATAGGTCCAAGAAACGGTTTTCGTACTGATCGAATACGCCCAATCGGTAGAGTTCACTCTTTAACTCAAACGCTCGGCTACGATCTTTGCTGGCGATTTGGAACAACGATTCGATGCGCTGTTCGGTTTCTGGTGAAAGCTGTGAAGCCAACTGCGAATCTTCGCCCGTCGTCTCTTCACCCTCGTCTGACTCTGGTTCCAATTGAGTCCTCCGATGTGACCATCGTCAAGGATCTGTACGTCAAAATTGGCCATGGCATCGAGTACTGGTTGCTGCGTCGCGGCAGCAAAAACGCGAGCCTCGCTGCCCGGTTGCATCTCGGTTGCCATCGCGGCGAACGTGAACAGTCGCTCGACGCCCTGATCGCGGGCAAAGTCGATCAATCGTTCACAGAACGCCAGTTTGCCGAACTGCGGCTGCGATTCACCGATGAATACGATCACGTCGCGGCCGCCCGGCGGTGCCTTCCATGCAAATAGCCGGCTGTGCGGTCGATGCGGACTTTGGATCAGACCTTCTTTCACGATGGCTGTGTCGACGTCGAAAAGTTGGCCGGGCGTCAGTTGGGCAAATTGGTTCATGCCCAGTTTAGACATCAAATAATATCCGGCACTCAAGGCAACGTGTCCCATGCCGGGCCACACTGCGATTAACCATGGGCGATCGAGTTGTGGTGAGTCTGTCATTTTGAATCCTCCGTACGTCCAGCGGTGCAAACCTCGCGCCCGTGCGGGGCGATCGCATCCATGATGGTCCGCGAATTGCATTGTCAAATCTGTCGTTTCCATCACGCTTCCGGAGAACCCGATCATGACTGGCACAATGACCTATCATGGGATGTGCGCGGTACTGCACGCCCTGCGCGACCGATTGACCATCCACGAGACTGCTGACTTCGCCGCGCAGTTGCCGATGTTGATTCGCGGCATGTTCTACGAAGGCTGGCAGCCCGACCAAATACCCGTCAAACATCGGTCCAAAGAAGCGTTCTTGGGGCATGTCTGCGAAGCGTTCCCGGACGATCAAAGCGTGGACCCAGAAAAATTGACGCGCGCCGTTCTGAAGATGGTCGCGTCTCATGTCGGCAAACGAGAAATGGACGACATCCAAGCCATCATTCCCAAGCCGCTACGTGAACTGTTTCCAAAACTGTAAAGATCTTCGTTCTCGCATCCTTCCGTTAAAGGAGCTCGACCTATGTGGACCAAATGCATTCTCGCAACGTTTTGTATTTTGCCCTGCCTTCTC
Protein-coding regions in this window:
- a CDS encoding DUF2267 domain-containing protein, whose protein sequence is MTGTMTYHGMCAVLHALRDRLTIHETADFAAQLPMLIRGMFYEGWQPDQIPVKHRSKEAFLGHVCEAFPDDQSVDPEKLTRAVLKMVASHVGKREMDDIQAIIPKPLRELFPKL
- a CDS encoding PAC2 family protein; translation: MTDSPQLDRPWLIAVWPGMGHVALSAGYYLMSKLGMNQFAQLTPGQLFDVDTAIVKEGLIQSPHRPHSRLFAWKAPPGGRDVIVFIGESQPQFGKLAFCERLIDFARDQGVERLFTFAAMATEMQPGSEARVFAAATQQPVLDAMANFDVQILDDGHIGGLNWNQSQTRVKRRRAKIRSWLHSFHQKPNSASNRCSKSPAKIVAERLS